A window of the Bombina bombina isolate aBomBom1 chromosome 3, aBomBom1.pri, whole genome shotgun sequence genome harbors these coding sequences:
- the SYNC gene encoding syncoilin isoform X2 produces the protein MSNLEEEDKNSQEVRVRQESPVYHPSSPLTPEPPSLEEVGVHFQLCIAAVEDLEREREELIRELTLLREPTLEAVCQAHEEVIQAFGQKARVELEMDTLREEVRTIRQRLFRVTRECVSYQYQLERQRQEQEQNLTKRSNLETLATRLSEELDQLRDSFSQQREGAQRRLRRPSTRNVPRELQERRRLSAELQSLTEEQHNSLEEQYEPRLLQLLQRNENGVRALHVAQEELQKLREDCRPLEGEACRLRVQKSSFQEQIVMLKRKREEEVLLFRIQELEDRRRDIKTSVQLQQQKNKEIEELRKSLAHELAIYKGCLEIYGQLFKSVTKKE, from the exons GGTAAGGCAAGAATCTCCAGTATATCATCCATCATCTCCTTTAACTCCTGAGCCCCCGTCCCTGGAGGAAGTGggggtgcatttccagctctgtATTGCAGCTGTGGAAGATCTTGAAAGGGAGCGAGAGGAACTTATTAGAGAGCTGACATTGCTTCGGGAGCCCACTTTGGAGGCAGTATGTCAGGCACACGAGGAGGTGATACAAGCATTTGGACAGAAGGCTCGAGTGGAACTTGAAATGGACACCTTGAGAGAAGAGGTTCGGACAATACGACAAAGGCTGTTCAGGGTGACCCGGGAGTGTGTCTCATATCAGTATCAACTGGAGAGGCAGCGCCAGGAACAGGAGCAGAATTTGACTAAGAGGAGTAACCTTGAAACCCTTGCTACCCGTTTGTCAGAGGAACTTGACCAGCTTCGTGATAGCTTTAGTCAGCAACGTGAGGGGGCACAACGACGACTAAGAAGACCTAGCACAAGGAATGTGCCCAGAGAGCTGCAAGAAAGAAGACGCCTCTCAGCAGAGTTACAAAGCTTAACTGAGGAGCAACACAACTCCCTGGAAGAACAGTATGAGCCCAGATTGTTACAACTCCTACAACGGAATGAGAATGGAGttagggcactgcatgtggcccAAGAGGAGTTGCAGAAGTTGCGAGAGGACTGCAGACCACTGGAGGGAGAGGCCTGTCGGCTTCGAGTCCAAAAGAGCAGTTTTCAAGAACAGATTGTGATGCTCAAAAGAAAGAGGGAAGAAGAAGTACTGCTGTTTCGG ATTCAGGAACTAGAGGATAGAAGGAGAGATATAAAGACATCCGTTCAGTTGCAGCAGCAGAAGAACAAAGAGATAGAGGAATTACGGAAGAGCTTGGCCCATGAACTGGCAATCTACAA
- the SYNC gene encoding syncoilin isoform X3 — protein MSNLEEEDKNSQEVRVRQESPVYHPSSPLTPEPPSLEEVGVHFQLCIAAVEDLEREREELIRELTLLREPTLEAVCQAHEEVIQAFGQKARVELEMDTLREEVRTIRQRLFRVTRECVSYQYQLERQRQEQEQNLTKRSNLETLATRLSEELDQLRDSFSQQREGAQRRLRRPSTRNVPRELQERRRLSAELQSLTEEQHNSLEEQYEPRLLQLLQRNENGVRALHVAQEELQKLREDCRPLEGEACRLRVQKSSFQEQIVMLKRKREEEVLLFRV, from the coding sequence GGTAAGGCAAGAATCTCCAGTATATCATCCATCATCTCCTTTAACTCCTGAGCCCCCGTCCCTGGAGGAAGTGggggtgcatttccagctctgtATTGCAGCTGTGGAAGATCTTGAAAGGGAGCGAGAGGAACTTATTAGAGAGCTGACATTGCTTCGGGAGCCCACTTTGGAGGCAGTATGTCAGGCACACGAGGAGGTGATACAAGCATTTGGACAGAAGGCTCGAGTGGAACTTGAAATGGACACCTTGAGAGAAGAGGTTCGGACAATACGACAAAGGCTGTTCAGGGTGACCCGGGAGTGTGTCTCATATCAGTATCAACTGGAGAGGCAGCGCCAGGAACAGGAGCAGAATTTGACTAAGAGGAGTAACCTTGAAACCCTTGCTACCCGTTTGTCAGAGGAACTTGACCAGCTTCGTGATAGCTTTAGTCAGCAACGTGAGGGGGCACAACGACGACTAAGAAGACCTAGCACAAGGAATGTGCCCAGAGAGCTGCAAGAAAGAAGACGCCTCTCAGCAGAGTTACAAAGCTTAACTGAGGAGCAACACAACTCCCTGGAAGAACAGTATGAGCCCAGATTGTTACAACTCCTACAACGGAATGAGAATGGAGttagggcactgcatgtggcccAAGAGGAGTTGCAGAAGTTGCGAGAGGACTGCAGACCACTGGAGGGAGAGGCCTGTCGGCTTCGAGTCCAAAAGAGCAGTTTTCAAGAACAGATTGTGATGCTCAAAAGAAAGAGGGAAGAAGAAGTACTGCTGTTTCGGGTATGA
- the SYNC gene encoding syncoilin isoform X1, with amino-acid sequence MSNLEEEDKNSQEVRVRQESPVYHPSSPLTPEPPSLEEVGVHFQLCIAAVEDLEREREELIRELTLLREPTLEAVCQAHEEVIQAFGQKARVELEMDTLREEVRTIRQRLFRVTRECVSYQYQLERQRQEQEQNLTKRSNLETLATRLSEELDQLRDSFSQQREGAQRRLRRPSTRNVPRELQERRRLSAELQSLTEEQHNSLEEQYEPRLLQLLQRNENGVRALHVAQEELQKLREDCRPLEGEACRLRVQKSSFQEQIVMLKRKREEEVLLFREQIQELEDRRRDIKTSVQLQQQKNKEIEELRKSLAHELAIYKGCLEIYGQLFKSVTKKE; translated from the exons GGTAAGGCAAGAATCTCCAGTATATCATCCATCATCTCCTTTAACTCCTGAGCCCCCGTCCCTGGAGGAAGTGggggtgcatttccagctctgtATTGCAGCTGTGGAAGATCTTGAAAGGGAGCGAGAGGAACTTATTAGAGAGCTGACATTGCTTCGGGAGCCCACTTTGGAGGCAGTATGTCAGGCACACGAGGAGGTGATACAAGCATTTGGACAGAAGGCTCGAGTGGAACTTGAAATGGACACCTTGAGAGAAGAGGTTCGGACAATACGACAAAGGCTGTTCAGGGTGACCCGGGAGTGTGTCTCATATCAGTATCAACTGGAGAGGCAGCGCCAGGAACAGGAGCAGAATTTGACTAAGAGGAGTAACCTTGAAACCCTTGCTACCCGTTTGTCAGAGGAACTTGACCAGCTTCGTGATAGCTTTAGTCAGCAACGTGAGGGGGCACAACGACGACTAAGAAGACCTAGCACAAGGAATGTGCCCAGAGAGCTGCAAGAAAGAAGACGCCTCTCAGCAGAGTTACAAAGCTTAACTGAGGAGCAACACAACTCCCTGGAAGAACAGTATGAGCCCAGATTGTTACAACTCCTACAACGGAATGAGAATGGAGttagggcactgcatgtggcccAAGAGGAGTTGCAGAAGTTGCGAGAGGACTGCAGACCACTGGAGGGAGAGGCCTGTCGGCTTCGAGTCCAAAAGAGCAGTTTTCAAGAACAGATTGTGATGCTCAAAAGAAAGAGGGAAGAAGAAGTACTGCTGTTTCGG GAGCAGATTCAGGAACTAGAGGATAGAAGGAGAGATATAAAGACATCCGTTCAGTTGCAGCAGCAGAAGAACAAAGAGATAGAGGAATTACGGAAGAGCTTGGCCCATGAACTGGCAATCTACAA